One stretch of Rathayibacter festucae DSM 15932 DNA includes these proteins:
- a CDS encoding PspC domain-containing protein — protein MATLVRPRRGKIIAGVCAGLANRFGWSPFLVRLLFVLSCLLPGPQIIAYLVMWVVVPKQK, from the coding sequence ATGGCTACTCTCGTGCGCCCCCGTCGGGGCAAGATCATCGCCGGCGTCTGCGCCGGCCTCGCAAACCGCTTCGGCTGGAGCCCCTTCCTGGTCCGGCTGCTCTTCGTGCTCTCCTGCCTGCTCCCCGGGCCGCAGATCATCGCCTACCTCGTGATGTGGGTGGTCGTCCCGAAGCAGAAGTGA
- a CDS encoding LacI family DNA-binding transcriptional regulator, which yields MARPPRLSGAEAGGRATIHDVAAAAGVSRQTVTRAMNGMPGISEETKQRVLEAAEQLSYRPSRFGRGLVTGGEHQLGLVVDDLRNPWSPELASAVVRVAAARGWNVSLADVGLAADSDRMIQALGAQTDAVIGTFGDRAAEWIERLGSVPVVELDPTGDPLRAAVVLDHSDAVEALAEHLAGVGVRRPVIVDVSGDARPSRRAELLLRAFAAHELEPSLVRADGPTAQAAAEATERIVARPRVADAIVAFNDLCALGVLSACRRAGVDVPGDVRVVGIDGLSIGRLLAPTLTTLAVDLDELARHALDLAVAMIAGELPKGGPSVQRTVRHQLVLRESA from the coding sequence GTGGCTCGACCTCCGCGCCTGAGCGGTGCCGAGGCCGGCGGCCGCGCGACGATCCACGACGTCGCCGCGGCCGCCGGGGTCTCCCGCCAGACCGTCACCCGGGCGATGAACGGCATGCCGGGCATCAGCGAGGAGACGAAGCAGCGGGTCCTCGAGGCGGCGGAGCAGCTGTCCTACCGGCCGTCGCGCTTCGGCCGCGGCCTGGTGACGGGTGGCGAGCACCAGCTCGGGCTCGTCGTCGACGACCTGCGGAACCCGTGGTCGCCGGAGCTCGCCTCCGCCGTCGTCCGGGTCGCCGCGGCGCGGGGCTGGAACGTGTCGCTCGCGGACGTCGGCCTCGCCGCCGACTCCGATCGGATGATCCAGGCGCTCGGCGCGCAGACCGACGCGGTGATCGGCACCTTCGGCGATCGGGCTGCCGAGTGGATCGAGCGGCTCGGCTCCGTCCCCGTGGTCGAGCTCGACCCCACCGGTGATCCGCTGCGGGCCGCGGTCGTGCTCGACCACTCCGACGCGGTCGAGGCGCTGGCCGAGCACCTGGCCGGAGTGGGCGTGCGGCGTCCGGTGATCGTCGACGTCTCGGGGGACGCGCGGCCGAGCAGGCGTGCGGAGTTGCTGCTGCGCGCGTTCGCCGCGCACGAGCTGGAGCCCTCCCTCGTGCGCGCCGACGGCCCGACCGCCCAGGCCGCGGCGGAGGCGACCGAGCGGATCGTCGCCCGGCCGCGGGTCGCCGATGCGATCGTCGCGTTCAACGACCTCTGCGCGCTCGGCGTGCTCTCCGCCTGTCGTCGAGCCGGGGTCGACGTCCCCGGCGACGTCCGGGTGGTCGGCATCGACGGCCTCTCGATCGGACGGCTGCTCGCGCCGACGCTGACCACCCTCGCCGTCGACCTCGACGAGCTCGCCCGGCACGCCCTCGACCTCGCCGTCGCCATGATCGCCGGCGAGCTCCCGAAGGGCGGCCCGTCGGTGCAGCGCACCGTCCGCCACCAGCTCGTCCTCCGCGAGTCCGCCTGA
- a CDS encoding ASCH domain-containing protein, with amino-acid sequence MSTLPGDASVPARLDLPGGAFLRPLVTSDADLLHPVIGQRRGWLAALLPEGDPSGLPSASPGDDLRALRLLETAARERRLFAYLLVGADWTEVLGALSVRPVGDDRAEASWWVVPSLVGSRLEEELDAYARRWLLLRWPFERVETPDNHPEEPAALAGANLLPLLPDTPARTPLPEPDLAAAEALWAAYRAHEPIAPEELPLVESFGDSVELADELLALVRRGVKTATASLVDDEPVPRVGDHWIVCDGAGVARVVLRTVEIRLGPLDSVDEAFAWDEGENDRSRESWLAGHRRYFERESPGGVGTVVFERFRLVWPEEDARAAAGFTRRIASERPGGTP; translated from the coding sequence GTGAGCACCCTGCCCGGCGACGCGTCCGTCCCCGCTCGGCTCGATCTGCCGGGCGGGGCGTTCCTCCGCCCGCTCGTGACGAGCGACGCGGATCTGCTGCACCCGGTGATCGGCCAGCGCCGCGGCTGGCTCGCCGCGCTGCTGCCCGAGGGTGACCCGAGCGGCCTGCCCTCCGCGTCGCCGGGTGACGACCTGCGCGCGCTCCGGCTGCTCGAGACCGCCGCGCGCGAGCGGCGCCTCTTCGCCTACCTCCTGGTCGGCGCGGACTGGACGGAGGTCCTCGGTGCCCTGAGCGTCCGGCCTGTCGGCGACGACCGTGCGGAGGCGTCCTGGTGGGTCGTGCCGAGCCTCGTCGGGTCCCGCCTCGAGGAGGAGCTCGACGCCTACGCGCGGCGCTGGCTGCTGCTGCGCTGGCCGTTCGAGCGCGTGGAGACGCCCGACAACCACCCCGAGGAGCCGGCCGCCCTCGCCGGGGCCAACCTGCTCCCGCTGCTCCCCGACACTCCGGCGCGCACCCCGCTGCCCGAGCCGGATCTCGCGGCGGCGGAAGCGCTCTGGGCCGCCTACCGGGCGCACGAGCCGATCGCGCCCGAGGAACTGCCCCTCGTCGAGTCGTTCGGCGACTCGGTCGAGCTCGCCGACGAGCTGCTCGCCCTGGTGCGCCGCGGAGTCAAGACCGCGACGGCCTCGCTCGTCGACGACGAGCCCGTGCCCCGCGTCGGCGACCACTGGATCGTCTGCGACGGCGCCGGTGTCGCGCGCGTCGTGCTGCGGACCGTCGAGATCCGTCTCGGTCCGCTCGACAGCGTGGACGAGGCCTTCGCCTGGGACGAGGGCGAGAACGACCGCTCGCGGGAGTCCTGGCTGGCCGGGCACCGCCGCTACTTCGAGCGCGAGTCGCCGGGCGGCGTCGGCACCGTCGTCTTCGAGCGCTTCCGCCTCGTCTGGCCGGAGGAGGACGCGCGGGCCGCCGCCGGCTTCACCCGGCGGATCGCCTCCGAGCGGCCGGGCGGCACCCCCTAG
- a CDS encoding long-chain-fatty-acid--CoA ligase: MSTHPPRPWIRSYAEGVPEELELPAGSLVDIVTESARLYPHQVALEFFGRSTSYAQLADDVERAAEGLRRLGVRSGDSVALILPNCPQHVVAFYAVLRLGAVVVEHNPLYTPRELRHQFEDHGARVAIAWDRVVPLVQDLPEDLGVETIVSVDLTRAMPAPMRAALRLPIRKARESRAALTGKVRGAIEWDSLLRRRLDPAHPRPTAEDLAVIQYTSGTTGTPKGAELTHLNLTANAAQSRAWVPTVRRGDCVVYAVLPMFHAYGLTLCLTFAMSMGARLVLFPKFDPDLVLKVVRKHPATFLPAVPPIAERLALRAKEKGVSLQGIEIAISGAMPLDPDLVESFEALTGGTLVEGYGLSETSPVLMANPVSTARRAGTVGLPLPGTDVRIVDPEDPETEVEAGGQGELVVRGPQVFRGYHRKPDETAAVFTAEGWFRTGDIATIDEDGFVTIVDRIKELIITGGFNVSPSEVEEVLRRLPAVRDVAVVGLPDARSGEQVAAAVVLEPGAHLDQEEAHRTVREALTPYKVPKRIVVVDELPRSMIGKVLRREVKALLLDES, encoded by the coding sequence GTGAGCACTCACCCGCCCCGCCCCTGGATCCGCAGCTACGCCGAGGGAGTGCCGGAGGAGCTGGAGCTCCCGGCCGGCTCGCTCGTCGACATCGTCACCGAGTCCGCGCGGCTCTACCCGCATCAGGTCGCGCTCGAGTTCTTCGGCCGCTCGACCAGCTACGCCCAGCTCGCGGACGACGTGGAGAGGGCCGCGGAGGGCCTGCGCCGGCTCGGCGTGCGGTCCGGCGACTCGGTCGCTCTGATCCTGCCGAACTGCCCGCAGCACGTGGTCGCCTTCTACGCGGTCCTGCGTCTCGGCGCGGTCGTCGTCGAGCACAACCCGCTCTACACGCCGCGCGAGCTGCGGCATCAGTTCGAGGACCACGGCGCGCGGGTCGCGATCGCCTGGGACCGCGTGGTGCCGCTCGTCCAGGACCTCCCCGAGGACCTCGGCGTCGAGACGATCGTCTCCGTCGACCTGACCCGGGCGATGCCCGCGCCGATGCGCGCGGCGCTCCGGCTGCCGATCCGCAAGGCCCGCGAGTCGCGCGCCGCGCTGACCGGGAAGGTCCGCGGCGCGATCGAGTGGGACTCGTTGCTGCGCCGCCGGCTCGACCCGGCGCACCCGCGGCCGACGGCGGAGGACCTCGCGGTCATCCAATACACCAGCGGCACGACCGGCACCCCGAAGGGCGCCGAGCTGACGCACCTCAACCTCACGGCCAATGCCGCGCAGTCCCGCGCGTGGGTGCCGACGGTGCGCCGCGGCGACTGCGTCGTCTACGCGGTCCTGCCGATGTTCCACGCCTACGGGCTGACCCTCTGCCTCACCTTCGCGATGAGCATGGGCGCACGTCTCGTGCTGTTCCCCAAGTTCGATCCGGACCTCGTCCTCAAGGTCGTCCGGAAGCACCCGGCGACGTTCCTGCCCGCGGTCCCGCCGATCGCCGAGCGGCTCGCCCTCCGTGCGAAGGAGAAGGGCGTCTCGCTGCAGGGCATCGAGATCGCGATCTCGGGCGCGATGCCGCTCGACCCGGACCTGGTCGAGTCGTTCGAGGCGCTGACCGGCGGCACGCTCGTCGAGGGCTACGGGCTGTCGGAGACCTCGCCGGTGCTGATGGCGAACCCGGTCAGCACCGCGCGCCGGGCCGGCACCGTGGGGCTGCCGCTGCCGGGGACGGACGTGCGGATCGTCGATCCGGAGGACCCGGAGACCGAGGTCGAGGCCGGCGGCCAGGGCGAGCTCGTCGTCCGCGGCCCGCAGGTGTTCCGCGGCTACCACCGCAAGCCCGACGAGACCGCGGCCGTGTTCACCGCCGAGGGCTGGTTCCGCACCGGCGACATCGCGACGATCGACGAGGACGGCTTCGTCACCATCGTCGACCGGATCAAGGAGCTGATCATCACCGGCGGCTTCAACGTCTCGCCGTCGGAGGTCGAGGAGGTGCTCCGCCGGCTGCCCGCCGTCCGCGATGTGGCCGTCGTCGGCCTGCCGGACGCCCGGAGCGGCGAGCAGGTCGCCGCCGCGGTCGTGCTCGAGCCGGGCGCCCACCTCGATCAGGAGGAGGCGCACCGCACCGTCCGCGAGGCACTCACGCCCTACAAGGTGCCCAAGCGCATCGTCGTCGTCGACGAGCTGCCCCGGAGCATGATCGGGAAGGTGCTGCGCCGCGAGGTGAAGGCACTGCTGCTCGACGAGTCCTGA
- a CDS encoding DUF3592 domain-containing protein — MSWSVVLVLAAVLVVLLQVLLWRRRFRIRRELLSYGTRVSGRVVAQDPARGDASAARDLGRLLVAYRLVDGEERHLVKTPQRRGDAWMAGEPVAVIYDPRRPNDAERLIVGFGRTKKTWFSARPQR; from the coding sequence ATGTCGTGGTCGGTGGTGCTCGTCCTCGCCGCGGTCCTCGTGGTGCTCCTGCAGGTGCTGCTCTGGCGGCGCCGCTTCCGGATCCGCCGTGAGCTGCTCAGCTACGGCACGCGGGTGTCCGGTCGGGTGGTCGCCCAGGATCCGGCCCGCGGAGACGCCTCGGCGGCGCGCGATCTCGGTCGACTGCTCGTCGCCTACCGCCTCGTCGACGGCGAGGAGCGGCACCTGGTGAAGACCCCGCAGCGCCGGGGTGACGCCTGGATGGCGGGCGAGCCGGTCGCGGTCATCTACGACCCGCGGCGGCCGAACGACGCCGAGCGGCTGATCGTCGGCTTCGGCCGGACGAAGAAGACGTGGTTCTCGGCGCGGCCCCAGCGCTGA
- a CDS encoding ECF transporter S component — MQNTPAQNNAAQNSAAQNTSAQKSAAQKSTPSSAGRPRDLRWRVVDIVVASVVAVAAGIVFWAWGIATNVLGVAFEFLPGLGGLLGGGWLFAGVLGGLIIRKPGAALYTELLAAVVSALIGTQWGFAVLLSGLVQGLGAEIVLALFLYRSGRPLVAMLAGAGAGLALAVNDLLVYYPAVDDLFRTVYVVSSLVSGAVLAGLLPWFAVRGLAASGALDRFVSGREGRVVEGAGAGAR; from the coding sequence GTGCAGAACACACCAGCGCAGAACAACGCAGCGCAGAACTCAGCAGCGCAGAACACCTCCGCGCAGAAGTCAGCAGCGCAGAAGTCCACCCCCTCCTCAGCCGGCCGTCCCCGGGACCTCCGCTGGCGGGTCGTCGACATCGTCGTGGCCAGCGTCGTGGCCGTCGCCGCCGGCATCGTCTTCTGGGCGTGGGGCATCGCGACCAACGTCCTCGGCGTCGCCTTCGAGTTCCTCCCCGGCCTCGGCGGCCTCCTCGGCGGCGGCTGGCTCTTCGCCGGCGTGCTCGGCGGACTGATCATCCGCAAGCCCGGCGCGGCGCTCTATACGGAGCTGCTCGCGGCGGTCGTCTCGGCGCTGATCGGCACGCAGTGGGGCTTCGCCGTCCTGCTCTCCGGCCTCGTCCAGGGCCTCGGCGCCGAGATCGTGCTCGCCCTCTTCCTCTACCGCAGCGGACGCCCGCTCGTGGCGATGCTCGCCGGAGCGGGCGCGGGCCTCGCCCTCGCCGTCAACGACCTGCTGGTCTACTACCCCGCCGTCGACGACCTGTTCCGCACGGTCTACGTCGTGTCGTCGCTCGTGTCCGGCGCCGTCCTCGCCGGGCTCCTGCCCTGGTTCGCGGTGCGCGGCCTCGCCGCCTCCGGAGCGCTGGACCGCTTCGTCTCCGGCCGGGAGGGCCGCGTGGTCGAGGGGGCGGGCGCGGGCGCTCGATGA
- a CDS encoding aldo/keto reductase: protein MTDSTPTTATAPGWAVLGPGSIARRFLSQLPASSRGARLVAAGSSGQGRAAAFAAEAVEHGFPDATAGDYAAVLADPQVTAVYISTVHTGHAALVLQALEAGKAVLCEKPLAVNHGTAMALVDAARSAGLPLVEAYMYRFHPQTAALLELVRDGVIGDVVHIDASFSFRTGSREGRLYDLATAGGGILDVGGYTVTAAAAVVQAATGVAVAEPVEFDAQGTLGPTGVDEWSIARATYRGGITATLRTGVALDDVNALTVHGTRGRLHVADPWFGAAETGIEISVVGEEPRLVVFEGESPYALEADATTDALAAGAVEVPQMTLDETLATARTLDRWRAAVGLRFPFEAETADIPTVSGRPLRVAADAPMLSGEIPGVGKRMSRLVMGVDNQPDLAHASAIFDAFVEQGGTAFDTGYIYGGGVLEGRLGQWIRNRGIREDVVVITKGAHTPYCDPESLTRQLLESLERQGTDYADIYLMHRDNLEVPVGEFVDVMDEHQRAGRIRAYGVSNWTPARFDEAQEYARANGRAGFQALSNHFGLAEAYDVPWDGCVHVTDRASKEWLVERQVPLLPWSSQARGFFTGRARPDDTSDAELVRCYYGPDNFERLRRAEQLAAEHGVGATAIALAYVLAQPFPTFPLFGPRTITELRSSMRGLSIELTPEQTAWLDLRA from the coding sequence ATGACCGACTCCACCCCGACCACCGCCACCGCACCCGGCTGGGCGGTGCTCGGCCCCGGCAGCATCGCGCGCCGGTTCCTCTCCCAGCTCCCGGCGAGCAGCCGCGGAGCCCGACTCGTCGCGGCGGGCAGCTCCGGCCAGGGGCGCGCCGCGGCCTTCGCCGCCGAAGCGGTCGAGCACGGCTTCCCGGACGCGACCGCGGGCGACTACGCCGCGGTCCTCGCCGATCCGCAGGTCACCGCGGTCTACATCTCCACCGTGCACACCGGCCACGCGGCGCTCGTCCTCCAGGCGCTCGAGGCAGGCAAGGCCGTGCTCTGCGAGAAGCCGCTCGCCGTCAACCACGGCACCGCGATGGCCCTCGTCGACGCCGCCCGCAGCGCCGGGCTCCCGCTCGTCGAGGCGTACATGTACCGCTTCCACCCGCAGACCGCCGCGCTGCTCGAGCTCGTCCGCGACGGCGTGATCGGCGACGTCGTGCACATCGACGCCTCCTTCTCCTTCCGCACCGGGTCCCGCGAGGGCCGCCTCTACGACCTCGCGACGGCCGGCGGCGGCATCCTCGACGTCGGCGGCTACACCGTCACCGCCGCGGCGGCCGTGGTCCAGGCCGCGACCGGCGTCGCCGTCGCCGAGCCCGTCGAGTTCGACGCGCAGGGCACGCTCGGCCCGACCGGCGTCGACGAGTGGAGCATCGCCCGCGCGACCTACCGCGGCGGCATCACCGCGACCCTCCGCACCGGAGTGGCGCTGGACGACGTGAACGCCCTGACCGTCCACGGCACCCGCGGCCGTCTGCACGTGGCCGACCCGTGGTTCGGCGCCGCGGAGACGGGCATCGAGATCAGCGTCGTGGGCGAGGAGCCCCGCCTCGTGGTCTTCGAGGGGGAGAGCCCCTACGCGCTCGAGGCGGACGCGACGACCGACGCCCTCGCCGCCGGCGCCGTCGAGGTGCCGCAGATGACCCTCGACGAGACGCTCGCGACCGCCCGCACGCTCGACCGCTGGCGCGCCGCGGTCGGCCTGCGCTTCCCGTTCGAGGCCGAGACCGCGGACATCCCGACCGTCTCCGGCCGTCCGCTGCGCGTCGCCGCGGACGCGCCGATGCTCTCCGGCGAGATCCCGGGCGTCGGCAAGCGGATGTCGCGGCTCGTGATGGGCGTCGACAACCAGCCCGACCTCGCGCACGCCTCGGCGATCTTCGACGCCTTCGTCGAGCAGGGCGGCACCGCCTTCGACACCGGCTACATCTACGGCGGCGGCGTGCTCGAGGGCCGCCTCGGCCAGTGGATCCGGAACCGCGGCATCCGCGAGGACGTCGTCGTGATCACCAAGGGCGCGCACACCCCGTACTGCGATCCGGAGTCGCTCACCCGGCAGCTGCTCGAGAGCCTCGAGCGCCAGGGCACCGACTACGCCGACATCTACCTGATGCACCGCGACAACCTCGAGGTGCCGGTGGGCGAGTTCGTCGACGTGATGGACGAGCACCAGCGCGCCGGGCGGATCCGCGCCTACGGCGTCTCGAACTGGACGCCCGCGCGCTTCGACGAGGCCCAGGAGTACGCCCGGGCCAACGGCCGGGCCGGCTTCCAGGCGCTGAGCAACCACTTCGGCCTGGCCGAGGCGTACGACGTGCCGTGGGACGGCTGCGTGCACGTCACCGACCGGGCCTCGAAGGAGTGGCTGGTCGAGCGGCAGGTCCCGCTGCTGCCGTGGTCCTCGCAGGCCCGCGGCTTCTTCACCGGCCGCGCCCGCCCGGACGACACCAGCGACGCCGAGCTGGTGCGCTGCTACTACGGGCCGGACAACTTCGAGCGGCTCCGCCGGGCCGAGCAGCTGGCGGCCGAGCACGGCGTCGGAGCGACGGCGATCGCCCTGGCTTACGTGCTCGCGCAGCCGTTCCCGACCTTCCCGCTCTTCGGACCGCGCACGATCACCGAGCTGCGCTCGTCGATGCGCGGACTGTCGATCGAGCTGACTCCGGAGCAGACGGCGTGGCTCGACCTCCGCGCCTGA
- the dinB gene encoding DNA polymerase IV, whose protein sequence is MSKQDGSGRQVTTEPFDDPRASILHVDMDAFFASVELLEHPELRGKPVVVGHIGSRSVVTAATYEARKYGINSAMPMAVALRRCPHAIILEPHMDRYREASRRVMAIFDSFTPLVERLSIDEAFLDVAGARRISGSPWAIGTEIRRRVHDELGLTCSVGIASTKFVAKLASGRSKPDGLLVVPSDGVQAFLDPLPVSALWGVGASTEEALVRRGLRTVADVATTPLASLVSALGEATGRRLHALSNGVDPRPVDTRQIEKSAGHEITFADDVADPELVRRELLRLCDKVAVRMRRSGVRCRTVAVKVRFGDFSTLTRSRTLPEATDVARVLYDASSALLEAANPLRRPVRLIGVRGEQLVEGDDVAFSLWSDSDDWRDAELAVDGVSARFGTGAVRPASLLSRSAPESAKGIDISDTLATRNRSSD, encoded by the coding sequence GTGAGCAAGCAGGACGGCAGCGGGCGGCAGGTCACCACCGAGCCCTTCGACGACCCGCGCGCGAGCATCCTGCACGTCGACATGGACGCGTTCTTCGCCTCCGTCGAGCTGCTCGAGCACCCGGAGCTGCGCGGCAAGCCGGTCGTCGTCGGGCACATCGGCTCGCGCTCGGTGGTCACCGCCGCCACCTACGAGGCGCGCAAGTACGGCATCAACTCGGCCATGCCGATGGCCGTCGCCCTCCGCCGCTGCCCGCACGCGATCATCCTCGAGCCGCACATGGACCGCTACCGCGAAGCCTCGCGCCGGGTGATGGCGATCTTCGACTCCTTCACCCCGCTCGTCGAGCGGCTCAGCATCGACGAGGCGTTCCTCGACGTCGCCGGCGCGCGGCGGATCTCCGGTTCGCCCTGGGCCATCGGCACCGAGATCCGCCGGAGGGTGCACGACGAGCTCGGTCTCACCTGCTCCGTCGGCATCGCCAGCACCAAGTTCGTCGCCAAGCTCGCCTCCGGCCGCTCCAAGCCCGACGGCCTGCTCGTCGTGCCGTCCGACGGGGTGCAGGCCTTCCTCGACCCGCTGCCGGTGAGCGCGCTCTGGGGCGTCGGCGCCAGCACGGAGGAGGCGCTGGTGCGCCGGGGCCTGCGGACCGTCGCCGATGTGGCGACCACGCCGCTCGCCTCCCTCGTCTCGGCTCTCGGCGAGGCCACCGGGCGCCGCCTGCACGCGCTGTCCAACGGCGTCGATCCTCGCCCGGTCGACACCCGGCAGATCGAGAAGAGCGCCGGCCACGAGATCACCTTCGCGGACGACGTCGCCGACCCCGAGCTGGTCCGCCGCGAGCTGTTGCGCCTCTGCGACAAGGTCGCCGTGCGGATGCGCCGCTCCGGCGTGCGCTGCCGCACGGTCGCCGTCAAGGTCCGCTTCGGCGACTTCAGCACACTGACGCGCTCGCGGACGCTGCCCGAGGCGACGGACGTGGCGCGCGTGCTCTACGACGCGTCGTCCGCGCTGCTCGAGGCGGCCAACCCGTTGCGCCGGCCCGTGCGCCTGATCGGCGTCCGCGGCGAGCAGCTCGTCGAGGGCGACGACGTCGCCTTCTCGCTCTGGAGCGACTCGGACGACTGGCGCGACGCCGAGCTCGCGGTCGACGGCGTCTCGGCGCGCTTCGGCACCGGCGCCGTCCGGCCGGCCTCGCTGCTCTCGCGCTCCGCTCCGGAGTCGGCCAAGGGCATCGACATCAGCGACACCCTCGCTACGCGGAACCGATCGTCAGACTGA
- a CDS encoding endonuclease/exonuclease/phosphatase family protein — MPSRPRRRRPGRAATVAVASLLLAAFLAFHRVLWDAAGWLSVVETAIPWSGLAVLLLVAAAVALRSRGAGAAVTVLVMVYGVLVLPVALPAPAVRSGSFTVISQNLGTGDDAGALAAELAAREPDVLAFQELAGEDREAVDAELSDAYPHSYVVGTVGLWSRTELSNGEPLDLGLDWNRALAVDVDTPLGATRLFVVHLASFRLGDHAERDTMLGGLASTLADDASDRTLVVGDFNTATDDHLLAPVLDQAALVRTSGIGFPATWPALLPLVSLDHALADGVPAATLEVLPPNGSDHRPISLTIGSA; from the coding sequence ATGCCGTCCCGCCCGCGCCGCCGCCGACCAGGTCGCGCCGCGACCGTCGCGGTCGCGAGCCTGCTGCTGGCGGCGTTCCTCGCCTTCCACCGCGTGCTGTGGGACGCGGCCGGCTGGCTGTCGGTGGTCGAGACCGCGATCCCGTGGTCCGGACTCGCGGTGCTCCTCCTCGTGGCCGCCGCGGTCGCCCTGCGCTCGCGCGGTGCCGGAGCAGCGGTGACCGTGCTCGTGATGGTCTACGGCGTGCTCGTGCTCCCGGTGGCGCTCCCCGCACCGGCGGTCCGCTCCGGATCGTTCACCGTGATCAGCCAGAACCTCGGCACCGGCGACGACGCCGGAGCGCTGGCGGCGGAGCTGGCGGCGAGGGAGCCGGACGTGCTCGCCTTCCAGGAGCTGGCCGGCGAGGATCGCGAGGCGGTCGACGCGGAGCTCTCGGACGCGTACCCGCACTCGTACGTGGTCGGCACCGTCGGGCTGTGGAGCCGCACCGAGCTCTCGAACGGCGAGCCGCTCGACCTCGGCCTGGACTGGAACCGCGCCCTCGCGGTCGACGTCGACACCCCGCTCGGGGCGACGCGGCTCTTCGTGGTGCACCTCGCCTCGTTCCGCCTCGGCGATCACGCCGAGCGCGATACGATGCTGGGCGGCCTCGCCTCGACGCTCGCGGACGACGCGTCGGACCGCACGCTCGTGGTCGGCGACTTCAACACCGCGACCGACGACCACCTGCTCGCACCGGTCCTCGACCAGGCGGCGCTGGTCCGCACGTCCGGCATCGGCTTCCCGGCGACCTGGCCGGCTCTGCTGCCGCTGGTCTCGCTCGATCACGCTCTGGCGGACGGGGTGCCCGCCGCGACCCTCGAGGTCCTGCCGCCGAACGGCTCGGACCACCGGCCGATCAGTCTGACGATCGGTTCCGCGTAG
- a CDS encoding TIGR03086 family metal-binding protein has product MTHEHEPASPDSDLSLWLDLQARAHAAFEVRLDAVVDWTAPTPDTEWDTRALVLHVVREQQRAHTLLSGGDESPIRLEPVAADLRSEWTRVTTLLRAVSREIDPAAELRLGRDTVTALELLQEQVADITVHTWDLARATGSEEAMEEGLIAAVWELFAPQEETLRASGLFAAPVPIDATAPLQSRLLAVTGRDDRLAA; this is encoded by the coding sequence ATGACGCACGAGCACGAGCCCGCCTCCCCCGACTCCGACCTGAGCCTCTGGCTCGACCTGCAGGCCCGCGCGCACGCCGCGTTCGAGGTACGCCTCGACGCGGTGGTCGACTGGACGGCGCCGACCCCCGACACCGAGTGGGACACGCGCGCGCTCGTTCTGCACGTCGTCCGCGAGCAGCAGCGGGCGCACACGCTGCTCTCCGGCGGCGACGAGTCGCCGATCCGGCTCGAGCCCGTCGCCGCCGATCTGCGGAGCGAGTGGACCCGGGTCACGACCCTGCTGCGCGCCGTGTCCCGCGAGATCGACCCCGCCGCGGAGCTCCGCCTCGGCCGCGACACCGTCACCGCGCTGGAGCTGCTGCAGGAGCAGGTCGCCGACATCACCGTGCACACCTGGGACCTCGCGCGGGCCACCGGCAGCGAGGAGGCGATGGAGGAGGGCCTCATCGCCGCCGTGTGGGAGCTCTTCGCCCCGCAGGAGGAGACGCTGCGCGCGAGCGGGCTGTTCGCGGCGCCCGTGCCGATCGACGCCACCGCGCCGCTGCAGAGCCGACTGCTGGCGGTCACCGGCCGCGACGACCGCCTCGCCGCGTGA
- a CDS encoding SDR family oxidoreductase, translating into MTRVAVIGAHGKVGQQILHLLYDAGHEAVGVVRNPDHSEDIVRLGGEPLVHDLEHSTAEDFAGRLEGVDALVFTAGAGPDSGPERKRTVDLGASVLSQEAAAIAGIRRFVQISAIGVDAPLDDDTEEGWRAYVEAKRDADSALRSTDLDWTILRPGGLTNDEGTGRIELGESVERGSIPREDVAATVIAVLADPSSIGRTWEIVSGDVAIEDAVAKGA; encoded by the coding sequence ATGACACGCGTCGCCGTCATCGGAGCACACGGCAAGGTCGGCCAGCAGATCCTCCATCTGCTCTACGACGCCGGACACGAAGCGGTCGGAGTCGTCCGCAACCCCGACCACTCGGAGGACATCGTCCGCCTCGGCGGCGAGCCGCTCGTCCACGACCTCGAGCACTCGACCGCCGAGGACTTCGCCGGGCGACTGGAGGGCGTCGACGCCCTGGTCTTCACCGCCGGCGCCGGGCCCGACTCGGGTCCCGAGCGCAAGCGCACCGTCGACCTCGGCGCCTCCGTCCTCAGCCAGGAGGCGGCCGCGATCGCCGGCATCCGCCGCTTCGTGCAGATCAGCGCGATCGGCGTCGACGCCCCGCTCGACGACGACACCGAGGAGGGCTGGCGCGCCTACGTCGAGGCCAAGCGCGACGCCGACTCGGCGCTGCGCAGCACCGACCTCGACTGGACGATCCTCCGCCCGGGCGGTCTGACCAACGACGAGGGCACCGGCCGGATCGAGCTCGGCGAGAGCGTCGAGCGGGGCAGCATCCCGCGCGAGGACGTCGCCGCCACTGTGATCGCGGTGCTCGCCGATCCCTCCTCGATCGGAAGGACCTGGGAGATCGTCTCGGGCGACGTCGCCATCGAGGACGCGGTCGCGAAGGGCGCCTGA